AAAAGTTGGTCTAATTTCACTATTTTCAACATCATTTGCCTTAAACAGAAGTTGCAGTCATGTGAAGACATAGCCCAGCACAGTGCTCCCCTTCCTCAGAGAAGAGCAAAATCTTTGGACCGCCGAACGTCAGATGCTGTTGTCACGGTAAGGAATTACTAGTACATTTTcacctaataaaaaaaaaaaacaaaaacaattatttgtaGTCATCATATACTTGTGCTCCAAATGGCAGTGAGGCATAGCGTTTCAAACAGTGTAGATAAAAAACATGGAAGCCTCAATTATGCCCCTTTGAGGCCAGTCAATTTATTACACCCTGGCACTGACCTGTCATTTTAACTGTTGCTTTGCATTGTCTTCACAGCCAGATTTATTAAACTTTAAGAAAGGCTGGATGGTGAAACTGGATGGCAATGACCAGGTAAATATACAAGGAAACTGGTGGAGATAAAAGTTATTTTGGTGATTTAATTAAATCCCATTCATTCAATATTGTTTGTTAACAACATCTTGCATTCTGTTGTGTACCTTCACATATATTTTGGTTCCTTCTAGTGGAAGAAATATTGGTTTGTACTATCGACTGACAGTCTGAGATACTACAAGGACTCAGTAGCTGAGGAGGTACTTTGATattagttgttttgttatttttttgttagttttttctgttttgttctaaaAGATATTTTTTGCTTTCTCCTGTCAGGCTTCAGATCTTGAAGGAGAAATTGATCTAACAAAGTGTTATAATGTGTCTGAGTACCAAGTGCAGAGGAACTACGGCTTTCAGATCCATGTAAAACTTCACATTCCATCTACTGTATTTAACAGTCAACTCTTTGGGTTATTTTGAGATTATTCTGAAATTGAACtgcatgtaaatatttatttgttgtagACCCTGAATGGTGTCTACACACTGTCAGCCATGACTGCAGGGATACGCAAGAACTGGATCCAGGCTTTGATGAAAAATGTACATCCAGGCAATGCCCCTGATGTAGCCAGGTAAAATTTAAATACTCCACTTAACAGCAACTAATTGTTTCATCCCTATTCTACATTGTGCTATTTTCTTATTCTCTGCTATCTAACATGTTGTGTAAAGTTTACCTGCACACCACCACGTTTCCTGCAGCCTACCTGAAGCCCTCCCCAAACCAGATGTGACCCAGGACTCTTTGTCCACTGAGATCCCAACAGAGAGACACCCTCACCCCAAACCCAAGAGTGTGATGGAGAGACGTCGGGAAGGACGCTACAAAACCTTTGACTGGGCTGAGTATAGGCCTCAGAACAAGCAGACACTGGAGACAGATCTACAGAGGACTAAACCTCCATTCACATTGGAGTTGGGAGACTCGGACAGAAAGAAGAGgcgggaggagaggaggaggaggtatgAGAGCATGCTGGGCTTCTCGTTGGGCTGGGAAGAAACTGAACACCAGACGGTGGATGGCAGTGTCAGAGCATGGAGTCCAAAATCACAAGAAACAGTGGAAGAAGAAATAGAAGAGTGTTGGAAGCAGGTGGAGAAGACTGTGTTCAGACTGGAGAGAGCAGTTCCACTGTGTAATCAAGCCAAGGATACTGTAGAGATGGAGAAGCTACTGGACAGCTACAGAAAGGGGGTGAGTACCAGTATTACAtaccaatattttttttactgaaattgTTTATGTTCTGTATAATGTTTTGTCTTCACTAAAACAATGTTCTTAATGTTAGACCAAGTAATGATGTGTGATGCAAAATGAGTCACTCCATTGTGCTGAGAATTACAGCATCCACAACTTCACTGAGCTTTTTAGCCTCTCAGGTGGAGGCCTTAGGAGCTAGAAGGAAAGGAAAACTGGTCCTAAATATATCAGGTGTACAGAACCATGAGTCTAAACGAATGATAATGTTTATCAGTGCCTGATGGAAGTGTAACTAGACAACTGTTGGCTAACACTTGACAAGGTAATAATATGTCAGTAGCGTCTGTCAGGTTGTTAGAAATTTCTAATGGATCCATTAATTGTACCATTTTCATaccaaaatcatttttttcttttaaagtttttcttcCCATGTATGTTTTCTTGAAAAGAGTGAGACACCTGTGTATGTGGTAGCATCTAATGTATATGCACTTCCAGGGttgttaataaaacaaaaaagaagttcttcattttatagaaaatatcttctttttttaatcctgAGATCTGCTGACTTACAGTTTCAGAAATTCAGAATACCACAATTCCCAAATTGCACCTTGATACTGACTTTGATTTTACTCTCTTTCACCCTCCATGTCTCTGTTTGGAACACATGCATCATTTTGGAAGTGTTGCACCCAATGCACATTTGAGTTATTTACTTTGACTTGACAGACTTTCATTAGATACATAGAAGACATTATTCAAATGTCGTACTACAAGTAGGCtcatctgaaatgtaaaatcaaTGGAGTGCCCCTTTAAGTGGATGTCTTGATGTTGCTGAAGGTTGAGGATCTAAAGGCCAAGTTGGCAGAGTCGGAGCGTCGCAGACTGGAGGTGGAAGCCCATCTGAGTACAGCAGGatgtcatcagcagcagctctacccAACGGTAAAATACATATTTGGCCTCAGTTGCTTCAGGATATTAGTCAGTATGTTGTTATGGTCAAACAGTCTCTGTGGTTAAATATATGATAGTTAATCTTCTaatctgttttttcctttctctgtttttgaaGCTTCAACCCTCAATATGTTCAGAAGCAGATTTTTGCCTGTGGAACACAAATGAAAAGCCAGCAAACAGCCGCAGACAGAGCCTAAAAGATGTATATGAAGAAACCAGAGAGCTCTTGGGGCAGCAGAACATTATAAGTCAAGACATACAGGAACAGCTTGGCCTTTACTCAAGTTCATTAGAAACACCCAGTATCCAGCTTCAGGATACAGAAGGCAGCTTCAGTGAACAGGGAGATTTTCTTTCTGACAGAATAGCCACACCTTTACTATCACCTGCTTCAGACAACCAACACTCACTGCTACAAAGTGAGAACCAAACTAAAGAACTAAACTTCGGCATTGCAACAGCTATCCAACAGAGAGAAGACGGCCTGTTGTTTCCTAcctcagaaacacaaataaataacagtgtACATGGTTCAAGTTCAGTAATTCTTGAAAACCCCACAAAAGGAGACGGCACAGCACTAAACTGTTTTGTAGAGCAACATATACCTCCAGACCAGGCAGTAGTGAGGAAGCTGTCACAAGAGGTGGAACTGCTCACCAGTCAGAACGAGGCTCTCAACCAGCGTAACCAGGAGATGCTAAACCAACTGACAGAGGCAGACCGCGAGATAGAACGGCTGAAAGCAGAGCTGAGCAGCAGGTACCCTGAGCCTCATCATCTTCCAGAAGTGGAACAACAGGGGAAAACGAGGGAAGATCTGGAGAGGGAGCTCAGCTTGAGGAAGCAGGAGCTCCTAGAGGCCCAGATGGTGATCACATCTCTGGGGGAAAATCTGAGGGAGACAGAggcactgctgcagctgaacatcccaacagaaacagaggaaTCTGGAGAGGAGAGACATGAATGTGCTAAGAAAGCAGATGAAtatctgctgcagtgttttgagGCTACTGAGACTAGACTGACAGAGCTGGAGAGGCAGCTTGACCAATCAGAGCTGACCTGCAGTGAGCTCCAGGAGCAGAACTCAGAGCTGACGGAAGCTGAAAAACTCTCCCTGGTTCAGTCTGATGCCATGAGCCTCAACCAGGAAGTAAACGGGGAGAGGTTAAAAGACAGATGTGGATACAAATGTGTTTCTGGTGAAGAAAGGATTCAGCAAGTGATACAAAGAATAGTCATGAGGTTGGAAGCTTTGGGGAGATTATTGGAGGTGATTAGCAGGTTGGATTGTGATAAAGAAAGTGAAcatgaggaagagaagaagccTATGGTGGTGAATCAGCTGAAGTGGGAGGAAAGTTTTTGGAGTTCACTGCTAAATGGACTGAATGCCAGCCCTTCCCACTCAAATGAGGAGAAAGGTTTCGAACTGCTTCTCAGTGAGGTGACAGAGGATATGATGTTAGAAAAACAAGTGCTGCTTTTAGGCCATAGTCTGCTTTCTCAGATAGATAAGCAGGGTAAGGGTGAGGTTTTGAAAGATCTCGATATTATTTGGAACACTGCACATGTTACAgcaacagaaaccaaaaacacGGATGAAAGTGGGATATTTGAGTTCAGTAACCAGATGTGTGACATTGAACATTTTAGAGCGATCACCCAGATGAAAATTTCTTTGCTTAACAATATCTCCTCTGTCAGTACCTCTGCACCTGAAAAATTCCAGTTTATCGCGAACACACTTAATGATTTTCACAATTCAGACCATCCTTGGTCTGGTTTCCTTCACTCCGCAGCCACTGAAGCACTGTACTGCTGTCATCTGAGCAGGCTTCTGTCAAAATATGAGAGGCAGTGTGAAGAAACCAAAGAGAAGCTCCTTGCTTCTTCCCTCAACTGTAGCTGTTGTGTGACACTTATGAAAGAAAATGGGGAGCTAAAAGCAAGGTTAGAAGAAGCGTCTTCATGGGTCGATAAGGTGAACATTTGTTGCCAGACTGACGAGACTTACCCACAGGATACAGATACAGAGGTACAGATGGCAACAGAAAGTACTGTAGAAGGAATTAGGGAAGAAAATGTACCAGACCAGCCTGTAGAAATTTCAGGTGTTGAAAGTCATTTGGAAATGCAGGAGATCTCAGAtgacaacacagagaaaagtgaTGAAGCCTACAAGGAAACAGTTCCAAGTGAAGAGATGAATGAGGTTTCAGTACTGAGAAGAAGAGtgaaagagctggaggagctgctgtcTGTCGCAGCAGACGAGGTGAAAAAAGAGTTTGATGGGAAAATGAGTTCGATGCAAATGCAACATGAGAAGGAGATAGAAAAGCTGAAGGTAGGTATAGTGTGAAATAACTTGTACTTTAATATTTAAGCTACCATTGGTATACACTTATGTAAaattgcattatgggtaatTTAGACTCATGGTTTTGGCAAGATGTGTAGATAGAAATAGTTCTCTATTATTCtcttttatcattattatttgcTAATATGTTTCACTATTTCCGTATGATTTGAGTTTTGAGTGTCAGGTGAATTCATTTTCATATTCCTGAGGCCAAAACATAGGGTGACAATATGGCTTCAATTCCCTCTTGTATGTGTAATTAAAGCCTGCCTGACTTAGTACCCATTCAGTATGATGCACTCCACAACCATGGAATTTACATGGAATATCTCTTTCAGTGAAATTATTCCTGGTGACAATGACATAACAGACACAGAACGATATTAGCTAAGTgattataaaatgaaaacatcaatCTAACATAATATAAACAAGTAGTATTATTGTAGCCAACACTTTTTGACCAGATTAAAAGTATCTCTGAAACTATAAAGATGGGTTACAGAGAAGCACAAAGGTTACAAGTACAGTATGTGACCATATGACTGTCTGTTGTTTCTCCAGGCCACTTGTGAGCGTGCGTTTGCTTCTATACAAGAGTCTCATCTGAAGGtggtggaggagctgcagcatcGGCACCAGCAGGAGGTGGAACGCCTCATAGTGGAGAGAGACCttctgctggaggaggagagcgCTGCTACTGCGACcggtaaatggtcttatacttgaatagcttttctacactcaagtgcactcaaagcacttttacactatttgcccatttACCCATACAATCAGTCACACACTCATGGAACAGCCACAAGGTGCAACTTGgagttcagtgtcttgccccaGGACACTAgtgaagccaaggatcaaaccaccaacctttTGGTACCTCCTGAACCACAGCCGCTCTCACCAGCTGGTGAGAAGAGTCTCTCACAACTCCAGACCTCAACATTCTTCTttcaaaaaggaaataaaacccactgagctgctttgttttctttttctttttctttttgaatttaAGTTTAATGtagctttaatgttttgttttaggttCCTGTccaaaaaatgcattttgaacaTATATATTGTCTGACAAGgacaattttaaatgattttttgtttaaaactgtgttgtttttattttcatcagacTTCAAAAACACATCTCAGCTACATCAGTATCAGCAATAAGTGTGCACATGTCTGAACTGTTATCAGATGCTTCTGATATTGCGTAAAAGAGTATGCCAAGATCTCATGAGGACCTTGTGTTCGTCTTATTGTAGCAATTGAAGCCATTAAGAATGCTCACCGCCTGGAGCTGGAGAGGGAGTTGCAGAAGAGATGTCAGTCAGAAAACAGCAGTGGAAACACATACCTGgaagacacatacagacaacaCAGGTAATGATTTTCCACTGGGCTTCCATTATCCAGGACCATATTTACAGCAAAACATGTATTATTTtgctgatttatgtttttatggagGCAAAGTTTAaaagatgtgtttctgtgttggacatctgtgtatgtgactgtgtgttatGAAGGGAGGAGTTGGCCTCTTGCCAGCGGGAGCTTGAGGTTTTGTCGCAGCAGTTCTCTCTAAAGTGTCTGGAGAATGTGCACCTTGTCCAGGCTCTGGATGCTGAGAGGAAGGCCTTATGTCAGTGCCAGCAGGAAAACCAGGACCTGAGGACCAGAAATCAGGTGCTGTCTCCCACTTCTCCACAGTTAATATCCAGAGAGATACAGATATAAAAACTACTTTCTGTGTAGCTGC
This genomic window from Mastacembelus armatus chromosome 8, fMasArm1.2, whole genome shotgun sequence contains:
- the LOC113141368 gene encoding myosin phosphatase Rho-interacting protein-like isoform X1 — encoded protein: MSGEKATGPCNRFQANIFNKTKCQNCFKSRELHLLNDHDMEQAKPIYGGWLCLAPEGTDFDNPMQRSRKWQRRFFILYEHGSLSFALDELPSTLPQGTVNMNLCTDITDAEPRTSQRNALCIATPEQEIFIRGDNKEIINGWSEQLAAYIRTNKQNQKKKRKVEPVTALEPSPAKMVATDPSFPSFESSAVSSRWQEDQPGRGPDVTPVWTVTNPPGLKQSPADNLCPVSRDSLVLDGTGSFGSPISDLAANENADPGNNNQQSNNIQTSANKKNQCQDISHDSTTERILGLEAMKKEQGGRTAPSRKGRSEARANKREKLQSCEDIAQHSAPLPQRRAKSLDRRTSDAVVTPDLLNFKKGWMVKLDGNDQWKKYWFVLSTDSLRYYKDSVAEEASDLEGEIDLTKCYNVSEYQVQRNYGFQIHTLNGVYTLSAMTAGIRKNWIQALMKNVHPGNAPDVASLPAHHHVSCSLPEALPKPDVTQDSLSTEIPTERHPHPKPKSVMERRREGRYKTFDWAEYRPQNKQTLETDLQRTKPPFTLELGDSDRKKRREERRRRYESMLGFSLGWEETEHQTVDGSVRAWSPKSQETVEEEIEECWKQVEKTVFRLERAVPLCNQAKDTVEMEKLLDSYRKGVEDLKAKLAESERRRLEVEAHLSTAGCHQQQLYPTLQPSICSEADFCLWNTNEKPANSRRQSLKDVYEETRELLGQQNIISQDIQEQLGLYSSSLETPSIQLQDTEGSFSEQGDFLSDRIATPLLSPASDNQHSLLQSENQTKELNFGIATAIQQREDGLLFPTSETQINNSVHGSSSVILENPTKGDGTALNCFVEQHIPPDQAVVRKLSQEVELLTSQNEALNQRNQEMLNQLTEADREIERLKAELSSRYPEPHHLPEVEQQGKTREDLERELSLRKQELLEAQMVITSLGENLRETEALLQLNIPTETEESGEERHECAKKADEYLLQCFEATETRLTELERQLDQSELTCSELQEQNSELTEAEKLSLVQSDAMSLNQEVNGERLKDRCGYKCVSGEERIQQVIQRIVMRLEALGRLLEVISRLDCDKESEHEEEKKPMVVNQLKWEESFWSSLLNGLNASPSHSNEEKGFELLLSEVTEDMMLEKQVLLLGHSLLSQIDKQGKGEVLKDLDIIWNTAHVTATETKNTDESGIFEFSNQMCDIEHFRAITQMKISLLNNISSVSTSAPEKFQFIANTLNDFHNSDHPWSGFLHSAATEALYCCHLSRLLSKYERQCEETKEKLLASSLNCSCCVTLMKENGELKARLEEASSWVDKVNICCQTDETYPQDTDTEVQMATESTVEGIREENVPDQPVEISGVESHLEMQEISDDNTEKSDEAYKETVPSEEMNEVSVLRRRVKELEELLSVAADEVKKEFDGKMSSMQMQHEKEIEKLKATCERAFASIQESHLKVVEELQHRHQQEVERLIVERDLLLEEESAATATAIEAIKNAHRLELERELQKRCQSENSSGNTYLEDTYRQHREELASCQRELEVLSQQFSLKCLENVHLVQALDAERKALCQCQQENQDLRTRNQELNGHLAAEITRLCSLAKHDNLPPSQGMDVYEMEITLRVKESEVQCLKQEITSLKEELQSAQRDKRNATKKYKDMYTELSIVRVKTEREMDELRENLRLAHQALGHTSP
- the LOC113141368 gene encoding myosin phosphatase Rho-interacting protein-like isoform X2, with translation MSGEKATGPCNRFQANIFNKTKCQNCFKSRELHLLNDHDMEQAKPIYGGWLCLAPEGTDFDNPMQRSRKWQRRFFILYEHGSLSFALDELPSTLPQGTVNMNLCTDITDAEPRTSQRNALCIATPEQEIFIRGDNKEIINGWSEQLAAYIRTNKQNQKKKRKVEPVTALEPSPAKMVATDPSFPSFESSAVSSRWQEDQPGRGPDVTPVWTVTNPPGLKQSPADNLCPVSRDSLVLDGTGSFGSPISDLAANENADPGNNNQQSNNIQTSANKKNQCQDISHDSTTERILGLEAMKKEQGGRTAPSRKGRSEARANKREKLQSCEDIAQHSAPLPQRRAKSLDRRTSDAVVTPDLLNFKKGWMVKLDGNDQWKKYWFVLSTDSLRYYKDSVAEEASDLEGEIDLTKCYNVSEYQVQRNYGFQIHTLNGVYTLSAMTAGIRKNWIQALMKNVHPGNAPDVASLPEALPKPDVTQDSLSTEIPTERHPHPKPKSVMERRREGRYKTFDWAEYRPQNKQTLETDLQRTKPPFTLELGDSDRKKRREERRRRYESMLGFSLGWEETEHQTVDGSVRAWSPKSQETVEEEIEECWKQVEKTVFRLERAVPLCNQAKDTVEMEKLLDSYRKGVEDLKAKLAESERRRLEVEAHLSTAGCHQQQLYPTLQPSICSEADFCLWNTNEKPANSRRQSLKDVYEETRELLGQQNIISQDIQEQLGLYSSSLETPSIQLQDTEGSFSEQGDFLSDRIATPLLSPASDNQHSLLQSENQTKELNFGIATAIQQREDGLLFPTSETQINNSVHGSSSVILENPTKGDGTALNCFVEQHIPPDQAVVRKLSQEVELLTSQNEALNQRNQEMLNQLTEADREIERLKAELSSRYPEPHHLPEVEQQGKTREDLERELSLRKQELLEAQMVITSLGENLRETEALLQLNIPTETEESGEERHECAKKADEYLLQCFEATETRLTELERQLDQSELTCSELQEQNSELTEAEKLSLVQSDAMSLNQEVNGERLKDRCGYKCVSGEERIQQVIQRIVMRLEALGRLLEVISRLDCDKESEHEEEKKPMVVNQLKWEESFWSSLLNGLNASPSHSNEEKGFELLLSEVTEDMMLEKQVLLLGHSLLSQIDKQGKGEVLKDLDIIWNTAHVTATETKNTDESGIFEFSNQMCDIEHFRAITQMKISLLNNISSVSTSAPEKFQFIANTLNDFHNSDHPWSGFLHSAATEALYCCHLSRLLSKYERQCEETKEKLLASSLNCSCCVTLMKENGELKARLEEASSWVDKVNICCQTDETYPQDTDTEVQMATESTVEGIREENVPDQPVEISGVESHLEMQEISDDNTEKSDEAYKETVPSEEMNEVSVLRRRVKELEELLSVAADEVKKEFDGKMSSMQMQHEKEIEKLKATCERAFASIQESHLKVVEELQHRHQQEVERLIVERDLLLEEESAATATAIEAIKNAHRLELERELQKRCQSENSSGNTYLEDTYRQHREELASCQRELEVLSQQFSLKCLENVHLVQALDAERKALCQCQQENQDLRTRNQELNGHLAAEITRLCSLAKHDNLPPSQGMDVYEMEITLRVKESEVQCLKQEITSLKEELQSAQRDKRNATKKYKDMYTELSIVRVKTEREMDELRENLRLAHQALGHTSP